One genomic region from Prunus persica cultivar Lovell chromosome G3, Prunus_persica_NCBIv2, whole genome shotgun sequence encodes:
- the LOC18783367 gene encoding F-box protein At5g39250 produces MTYEEVLKAVFPLLEGVDLASCMVVSKQWRHIARDDFFWKCACAKRWPSICKRPNPPTLTYYKLYQTFYKRRPGRILLPPRLSFDDLEFFIDIWTEDRFIFSEVVPGPILQNGIKIPPPGVCDMLRLHMESSEYKMKVPVEPRFTVPLSQTVNVSVLVGRKDSNKVACILNKSMFDYIDRTAYRAMANDYLDFSPVYPFTTGIRAWISLLFMDSGNEGVVDVFGIEMDFMDAANSKEEVLWLLDMLDWK; encoded by the coding sequence ATGACATATGAAGAGGTTCTGAAGGCCGTTTTTCCTTTACTGGAGGGTGTGGACCTTGCTTCTTGTATGGTAGTGTCTAAGCAGTGGAGACACATAGCTCGAGATGATTTCTTTTGGAAGTGCGCATGCGCCAAGAGATGGCCCTCTATCTGCAAGCGACCTAACCCTCCAACTCTAACATATTACAAGCTGTATCAAACCTTTTATAAGCGCCGGCCTGGTCGAATTCTTCTTCCCCCAAGACTTTCCTTTGATGACCTGGAATTTTTCATCGATATCTGGACAGAAGATCGATTTATCTTTTCTGAAGTGGTCCCAGGCCCAATCCTACAGAACGGTATTAAAATCCCACCACCAGGAGTATGTGACATGCTTAGATTGCACATGGAGAGCTCCGAGTACAAGATGAAAGTCCCTGTTGAGCCAAGGTTCACAGTTCCTTTGAGCCAGACCGTGAATGTTTCAGTGCTTGTGGGGCGCAAGGATTCTAATAAGGTTGCTTGTATACTTAATAAATCTATGTTTGACTACATTGATCGAACAGCATATAGAGCCATGGCAAATGACTACCTTGACTTCTCACCGGTCTACCCATTCACTACGGGTATCCGGGCATGGATCTCTTTGCTTTTCATGGACAGCGGAAATGAAGGAGTTGTTGATGTCTTTGGGATTGAAATGGATTTCATGGATGCTGCAAACTCGAAGGAAGAGGTTTTGTGGCTATTAGACATGCTTGATTGGAAGTGA
- the LOC18782519 gene encoding expansin-A23, with protein MAKFQNLFTWAVFITLLVQAMGDVIPLAKGRAGKIWHDAHATFYGDLNGGETMQGACGYGDLFQQGYGLETAALSTKLFKDGHACGACFQIRCVKDPQWCIPNAGAITITATNFCPPNWIPAPDHWCNPPQRHFDLSMTMFTKLAQAKAGIIPVKYRRVPCQKSGGVKFELKGNPYWLTALVFNVGGAGDVANVKIKGSSTDWLQMSRNWGQVWQTGSNIVGQSLSFLVTTSDGKTLRFDDVAPTNWQFGQTYEGRINF; from the exons atggctaagttTCAGAACTTGTTTACATGGGCAGTGTTCATCACTCTTCTGGTTCAAGCCATGGGCGATGTAATCCCTTTAGCTAAGGGACGCGCCGGCAAGATTTGGCATGATGCACACGCAACGTTTTATGGTGACCTGAACGGAGGAGAAACCATGC AGGGGGCTTGTGGATATGGTGATCTCTTCCAACAAGGCTATGGCCTGGAGACAGCAGCACTAAGCACAAAGCTGTTCAAGGACGGGCACGCTTGCGGTGCTTGTTTTCAGATCCGGTGTGTCAAGGATCCACAATGGTGCATCCCTAATGCCGGTGCAATCACAATCACTGCAACCAATTTTTGTCCTCCAAATTGGATTCCAGCTCCTGATCATTGGTGCAACCCGCCACAGAGACACTTCGATTTGTCCATGACGATGTTCACAAAACTCGCACAAGCGAAAGCCGGGATAATCCCGGTTAAATATCGCAGAGTCCCGTGCCAGAAAAGCGGAGGGGTTAAGTTTGAGCTTAAGGGAAACCCCTACTGGCTTACTGCATTGGTGTTCAACGTTGGCGGTGCCGGTGATGTTGCAaacgttaaaattaaaggctCTAGCACTGACTGGCTTCAAATGTCTCGCAATTGGGGCCAAGTTTGGCAGACGGGAAGCAACATAGTAGGGCAAAGCTTATCATTCTTGGTCACCACAAGTGATGGGAAAACACTTAGGTTTGATGATGTTGCACCAACAAATTGGCAATTTGGTCAGACCTATGAGGGGAGAATAAATTTTTGA